From one Populus alba chromosome 17, ASM523922v2, whole genome shotgun sequence genomic stretch:
- the LOC118053068 gene encoding probable disease resistance protein At1g61300 — MDGGSDPFQCYFEKVDGGLLRCIFCEKTLAGSTSTTRMKYHLARVGGGGVKICEKVTPDVQRAAFDKLPDRMRGSMPSSSNNIIVTADSDPAQDLEMQQQGQSRLDYVSWMNEITGGEFFLSEETMVPSMLMPDAPVTGLGIEPAVQAFETDTNNITLHRAPVVLMPDEPETRQRTEQAHQMNNISSSSMRDFEFWEENIVLPEETMVPSMLMPDAPVTGLGIEPAVQAFETDTNNITLHRAPVVLMPDEPETRQRTEQAHQMNNISSSSMRDYELRTGRLTMSPELMQSVVERRPSSKRPVHKKRRTGRYVLPTTRLVGQAMERNMNDVWSCLLNDEVSCIGIYGMGGVGKTALATHIYNQLHKKLGMFHPVHWITVSEDFSIHALQRRIAEVLDLKPLDENDAMVRTGELLTELNVKKKGFLILDNLWDHFLPDEVGIPLRTDGWKLILTTRSLEICRKMDCQRIIKVEPLSEGEAWELFIYRLGHGGALYPEIAESIVKECDGLPLGIKAMARSMKGVDGEYRWRDALLKMRRLEVGPGEMEANVFRVLKFSYAQLNDSALQECFLHITLFPKGKIILREDLIEYLIDEGIVKEMGSRHARFDRGHTMLDQLEDASLLEGSRDDEGYRYVKLHDLIWDMAWKILNERWGVIVQAGAQLTELPDVRLWRKELLRVSLMENRIENIPTGFSPMCTSLSTLLLCRNYKLDLVEDSFFQHLIGLKVLDLSDTDIEKLPDSISHLTSLTALLLGWCAKLSYVPSLAKLKALEKLDLSYTGLEDLPEGMERLQDLRYLNLDGSGVRVLRSGILPQLSKLQFLKLHQKSEVVLSVSGDEVSRLYHLETLECNFRDLDDFGYFCRGRRFLLIACKVTVGRPCFSSLEDLNYTRSKSGLIKEAWFYDLMIDNATFLSPYFTTKVVFVSCQNMRSLFSLWDIRGLEILHLDGLIILETLFEAEPSEVRTAGVFYNLREIIIHKCHTMKALLPPWLLSTLPLEVIVVEDCYNMQEIMGNGRSCVLTIFGYFVTTLRVLVLKKLPNLKSIFSRKLLCRSLEEITVRDCPQLTRIPIAISPSLKKKEVDPESLLNTVEHVP; from the coding sequence ATGGATGGAGGAAGTGATCCATTTCAGTGTTATTTTGAGAAAGTGGATGGTGGTTTATTGAGGTGCATTTTTTGTGAGAAGACATTGGCTGGAAGTACTTCCACTACAAGGATGAAATATCATCTGGCAAGAGTTGGAGGTGGTGGTGTTAAAATTTGTGAAAAAGTAACTCCAGATGTTCAACGAGCAGCGTTTGATAAGCTTCCTGACAGAATGCGTGGGAGCATGCCAAGTTCAAGCAATAATATAATAGTTACTGCAGATTCAGATCCTGCGCAAGATTTAGAAATGCAACAACAAGGACAATCTCGTTTGGATTATGTTTCATGGATGAATGAGATAACTGGGGGAGAGTTTTTCCTGTCTGAGGAGACCATGGTTCCTAGCATGCTTATGCCCGATGCACCTGTGACTGGATTGGGAATAGAGCCAGCAGTTCAAGCATTTGAAACGGATACGAATAACATCACTCTTCATAGAGCTCCTGTCGTTCTTATGCCAGATGAACCCGAGACTAGACAAAGAACAGAGCAAGCACACCAGATGAATAACATCTCGTCCTCATCAATGAGGGATTTTGAGTTTTGGGAAGAGAATATTGTGCTTCCTGAGGAGACCATGGTTCCTAGCATGCTTATGCCCGATGCACCTGTGACTGGATTGGGAATAGAGCCAGCAGTTCAAGCATTTGAAACGGATACGAATAACATCACTCTTCATAGAGCTCCTGTCGTTCTTATGCCAGATGAACCCGAGACTAGACAAAGAACAGAGCAAGCACACCAGATGAATAACATCTCATCCTCATCAATGAGGGATTATGAGTTAAGAACTGGTAGATTGACCATGAGTCCGGAATTGATGCAGTCTGTTGTTGAGAGACGGCCCTCTTCTAAAAGGCCTGTACATAAGAAACGTAGGACTGGAAGATATGTATTGCCGACAACAAGGCTAGTGGGCCAAGCTATGGAAAGAAACATGAATGATGTCTGGTCTTGTTTGTTGAATGATGAGGTCTCATGCATTGGCATTTATGGGATGGGGGGGGTGGGAAAGACAGCTTTGGCTACACATATCTATAATCAGCTTCACAAGAAACTAGGCATGTTTCATCCTGTTCATTGGATTACTGTGTCAGAAGATTTTAGCATTCATGCATTGCAGCGTCGCATTGCTGAGGTTTTGGATTTAAAACCTTTGGATGAAAATGATGCGATGGTGAGAACTGGGGAGCTGTTGACAGAgttgaatgtgaaaaaaaaaggttttttaattcttgataaTTTGTGGGATCATTTTCTTCCTGATGAAGTGGGAATACCTCTTAGAACAGACGGGTGGAAGTTGATTCTCACAACGAGATCACTGGAGATATGTCGAAAAATGGATTGCCAAAGGATAATCAAAGTGGAGCCTCTTTCTGAGGGCGAGGCTTGGGAGCTGTTCATATACAGATTAGGGCATGGTGGTGCACTCTATCCTGAGATCGCAGAGTCTATTGTGAAGGAGTGTGATGGTTTGCCTCTTGGAATCAAGGCAATGGCTCGAAGCATGAAGGGAGTGGATGGTGAATATCGTTGGAGAGATGCATTGCTAAAAATGAGAAGATTAGAAGTTGGACCAGGTGAGATGGAAGCCAATGTATTTCGAGTATTGAAATTTAGCTATGCTCAGTTGAACGATTCAGCACTTCAAGAGTGCTTCTTACATATCACACTATTTCCAAAAGGCAAGATCATCTTGAGAGAGGACTTGATAGAGTATTTGATTGACGAGGGTATAGTCAAAGAAATGGGGAGTAGGCATGCACGATTTGATAGGGGCCATACCATGCTTGATCAACTTGAAGATGCCAGCTTATTAGAAGGTTCCAGGGACGATGAAGGTTACAGATATGTCAAGCTGCATGATTTGATTTGGGATATGGCTTGGAAAATATTGAACGAAAGGTGGGGGGTTATTGTTCAAGCAGGTGCACAACTAACAGAATTACCCGATGTAAGATTGTGGAGAAAGGAACTGTTAAGAGTTTCACTCATGGAAAATAGAATCGAGAATATTCCAACAGGCTTTTCACCAATGTGCACCAGTCTCTCAACATTATTGTTATGCAGAAACTACAAATTGGATTTGGTTGAGGATTCTTTTTTCCAGCACCTCATCGGACTCAAGGTTCTTGATCTTTCCGACACAGATATAGAGAAGTTGCCGGATTCTATTTCTCATCTGACGAGTCTAACTGCATTGTTGCTGGGATGGTGTGCAAAGCTGAGTTATGTACCATCATTAGCAAAGCTTAAGGCATTGGAGAAGTTGGATCTCAGTTACACTGGACTTGAAGATTTGCCCGAGGGAATGGAAAGGCTGCAGGATCTCAGGTATCTTAATCTTGACGGAAGTGGGGTGCGTGTTTTACGGTCGGGTATTTTACCCCAACTCTCAAAATTACAGTTCCTCAAGCTTCATCAGAAATCTGAAGTTGTTCTCTCAGTTAGCGGAGATGAAGTTTCCAGATTATATCATTTGGAAACTTTGGAATGCAACTTCCGTGATCTAGATGATTTCGGATATTTCTGTCGTGGACGGAGATTTTTACTAATTGCATGCAAGGTTACTGTAGGACGACCTTGTTTCTCTTCACTCGAAGATCTAAATTATACAAGATCGAAGTCAGGGTTAATTAAAGAGGCTTGGTTTTATGACCTCATGATTGACAATGCAACTTTTCTGTCCCCTTACTTCACTACAAAAGTAGTTTTTGTGAGTTGTCAAAACATGAGAAGCTTATTTTCATTATGGGATATTAGAGGGCTTGAGATTCTACACCTTGATGGTTTGATAATCTTAGAAACCCTTTTTGAAGCAGAACCTTCAGAGGTACGTACTGCTGGTGTCTTCTACAATCTCAGAGAGATCATAATACATAAATGTCATACGATGAAGGCGCTGCTCCCTCCTTGGTTGTTGTCTACACTCCCATTGGAAGTGATTGTAGTCGAAGATTGTTACAACATGCAGGAGATAATGGGAAATGGTAGATCATGCGTTCTCActatttttggttattttgttACGACATTGAGGGTTTTGGTGTTGAAGAAATTAccaaatttgaaaagcattttttctCGAAAACTTCTATGCCGTTCTCTCGAAGAAATTACTGTGCGTGATTGCCCGCAGCTAACGAGGATCCCGATCGCTATTTCCCCTTctcttaagaaaaaagaagtagaTCCTGAAAGTTTGTTGAACACAGTTGAGCATGTTCCATGA
- the LOC118053112 gene encoding rust resistance kinase Lr10, which yields MYKIPCLSTFKHGVYAVDSSVPISYSDLLSCTKMYNIYGIPYSMFQEENYVLNMSWSNPACGSSETECYLQHTKDLHQNVDVRRKLLIAGVILGFFLFAIVIIALYRAYSKDKTQREYQARVEMFLDDYRSLNPTRYSYADLKRITNQFGDELGQGAYGTVFKGKLTNEIAVAVKLLNNSIGKGEEFINEVGTMARIHHVNVVRLIGFCADGFRRALVYEYLPNGSLQKFITSADSRNHFLGWERLNRVALGIAKGIEYLHQGCDQRILHFDIKPQNILLDNEFNPKIADFGMAKLCSKDKSAISMTTARGTVGYIAPEVFSRNFGNVSYKSDVYSFGMLVLEMVGGRKNVDDTAENGDHIYFPEWIYNLLEKEEDLRFHIDGEEDAKIAKKLAIVGLWCIQWNPAERPSMKTVVQMLEGEGENLTKPPDPFSSSVSKRTSAGRMPARRLHQELAAISEIE from the exons ATGTATAAAATCCCATGTCTGAGTACTTTTAAGCATGGAGTTTATGCCGTTGACTCAAGTGTTCCCATCAGTTACTCTGATTTGTTATCTTGTACCAAGATGTACAACATTTATGGAATTCCATATAGTATGTTTCAGGAAGAAAATTATGTTCTTAATATGTCTTGGTCCAATCCAGCTTGTGGATCTTCTGAAACTGAATGCTACCTTCAGCACACTAAAG ATCTCCATCAGAATGTTGATGTGCGGCGAAAGCTACTGATTGCTG GTGTGATTTTAGGGTTCTTCCTTTTTGCAATAGTGATTATTGCACTCTACCGCGCCTATAGCAAAGATAAAACACAAAGAGAATATCAAGCCAGGGTTGAAATGTTTTTGGATGATTACAGATCACTGAATCCCACTAGGTACTCCTATGCTGATCTCAAGAGGATCACAAATCAATTCGGTGATGAATTGGGCCAAGGAGCGTATGGAACCGTGTTCAAAGGAAAGCTAACCAATGAAATTGCTGTAGCTGTGAAGCTCCTCAATAATTCCATAGGAAAAGGGGAGGAATTTATCAATGAAGTGGGAACAATGGCAAGGATCCACCATGTCAACGTTGTTCGCTTGATCGGTTTCTGTGCTGATGGATTCAGACGAGCTCTGGTTTATGAGTACTTGCCAAATGGTTCATTACAGAAGTTCATAACCTCAGCAGACTCAAGGAACCATTTCCTTGGCTGGGAAAGGTTGAATCGTGTTGCTCTAGGCATAGCCAAGGGGATTGAATATCTTCACCAGGGGTGCGATCAAAGAATCCtccattttgatatcaaaccaCAGAATATCCTGCTTGACAACGAATTCAATCCCAAAATCGCCGATTTTGGGATGGCTAAGTTGTGTTCCAAGGATAAAAGTGCCATATCCATGACGACTGCTAGGGGGACTGTTGGCTACATTGCCCCGGAAGTGTTCTCAAGGAACTTCGGGAATGTTTCCTATAAATCAGATGTTTACAGCTTTGGCATGTTAGTGTTGGAAATGGTTGGAGGAAGGAAGAACGTCGATGATACAGCAGAAAATGGCGACCATATATACTTCCCGGAATGGATTTATAATCTcttagaaaaggaagaagacctGCGGTTTCATATCGATGGAGAAGAAGATGctaaaattgcaaagaaactAGCAATTGTGGGGCTATGGTGCATTCAGTGGAACCCAGCAGAGCGTCCTTCCATGAAAACTGTTGTCCAGATGCTTGAAGGGGAAGGAGAAAACTTAACAAAGCCTCCTGATCCTTTTAGCTCCTCTGTCTCTAAGAGAACCAGCGCAGGCCGCATGCCAGCGAGACGTCTTCACCAAGAGTTGGCAGCCATCTCAGAAATAGAGTGA